Proteins encoded together in one Amblyomma americanum isolate KBUSLIRL-KWMA chromosome 1, ASM5285725v1, whole genome shotgun sequence window:
- the LOC144109540 gene encoding uncharacterized protein LOC144109540: MAPRLWLLPRLRLQLRDLCLLPLLPWPWSESSSLNQRGLRARLRLRRWPFWGVPSSSSFLDVDSLSPLRPPHLARRMRTAVGAPAPAAPHVTSRGAQGVPR, from the exons ATGGCGCCTCGACTCTGGCTGCTGCCCCGGTTACGGCTCCAGCTCCGTGATTTGTgtctgctgccgttgctgccctGGCCCTGGTCCGAGTCTTCCTCCCTGAACCAACGTGGCCTCCGTGCTCGGCTCCGACTGCGTCGCTGGCCTTTCTGG GGCgtgccttcttcatcttcgttcctggacgtggattcactctctccgctCCGCCCCCCtcacttggcacggcgcatgcggACAGCTGTTGGCGCGCCGGCACCAGCAGCCCCCCACGTGACCAGCcgcggagctcaaggggtgccacgctga
- the LOC144113262 gene encoding uncharacterized protein LOC144113262 produces the protein MDLMKLLRSDLLSLCEELGVDVEEKMKKSHICTLLLETANEETVSDTWELLKAERKREETERKKEENERQRLAAEREERELRRLQLANDQKKLECESSRGMAPERVSQAESFPMDRLMQPYKIGEDLGYYLVNFERTCEKRGYAKETWPQKLLMVLPCEAATIVARLDAKDADDYEKVKASLLRKYRLSAEEFRQRFRGASKRSSESYAEFAFSLKANLTEWLKGAEAYGTKDKVVECVGLEQFYNSIPEAVKLWVQDRENVSTVEKAAELADEYATRRKLSSESSESEKKAFGLRKRFIPKNRSQFRNRETVEGTKQAPEKTEDRAKQAGAQKALTKQFEARKPFRCFNCQETGHIAARCTKTRLAFSYANDSDENLELLRPYIHELQVNGKSCRVLRDSGATMDIVHPSYVKEEDITGEVAWIRQVLENQSVCLPMARVVISGPFGELVTEAAVSSAVSLQYPYLFSNKSNQLLCDRGQKLAEGTVKALTRSKSRELASKLRYSQESEATGEREGIPEIAEPSKENAVRAHEQQQEPVTEGSPIDASLQEACSPDSMLLPTSLCMDRLLSCASSRSTGATRRLSEPSSPPTFRRGPPIVSDEWAAHQCVPGLLDSSGVNMNLTHQTVNHSQFFVDPVAGTRTQSIESSWQKARLVRSGRKLTPQLTETYLGWLWWQSTNGRRRCHDPFLRLMEAIAKRYSM, from the exons atggatctaatgaagttgctaaggtcagatttgctgtcattgtgtgaagagttgggtgtagatgtagaGGAGAAGATGAAAAAGTCACACATTTGCACATTGCTCTTGGAAACGGCCAATGAAGAAACAGTtagcgatacgtgggaactcctcaaagcggagcgaaagagagaggaaactgagcgaaagaaagaggaaaatgagcgccaacggctagcggccgagcgagaggaacgggagctcagaaggttgcagcttgcgaaTGACCAAAAGAAACTGGAATGTGAGAGTTCGAGAGGCATGGCTCCAGAGAGAGTGAGTCAGGCCGAATCGTTTCCTATGGACAGATTGATGCAGCCGTATAAGATTGGCGAGGATCTTGGTTATTACCTCGTGAATTTCGAGAGGACGTGTGAGAAACGGGGTTACGCTAAGGAGACCTGGCCACAAAAGCTACTAATGGTGTTACCCTGTGAGGCGGCCACTATAGTCGCGAGGCTTGACGCGAAAGATgccgatgactacgagaaggtgaaAGCGAGTTTGCTAAGAAAGTACCGACTTTCGGCAGAAGAATTCCGACAGCGGTTCAGAGGTGCCAGCAAGAGAAGCAGCGAGAGCTATGCAGAATTCGCATTCAGTTTGAAGGCCAACCTTACAGAGTGGTTGAAGGGCGCGGAGGCATATGGCACCAAAGATAAGGTTGTCGAATGTGTAGGCCTCGAGCAGTTCTATAACAGTATCCCTGAGGCCGTTAAGTTATGGGTGCAAGACAGAGAAAATGTGAGCACAGTGGAGAAAGCTGCAGAACTAGCGGACGAATATGCAACACGGAGAAAGCTGAGTTCCGAGTCAAGCGAGTCTGAAAAGAAAGCGTTCGGTTTAAGGAAGCGTTTCATTCCCAAAAATCGATCGCAATTTAGGAATCGCGAGACAGTTGAGGGCACTAAACAGGCCCCAGAAAAAACTGAGGATCGTGCCAAGCAGGCCGGAGCTCAGAAAGCATTGACGAAGCAGTTCGAGGCCAGGAAGCCGTTCCGTTGTTTCAACTGTCAGGAAACTGGACATATTGCAGCAAGGTGTACGAAGACGCGATTAGCTTTCTCATATGCCAACGACAGTGATGAGAATTTGGAACTTCTTCGTCCATATATTCACGAACTCCAAGTAAATGGAAAATCGTGCAGGGTCCTTCGGGACAGCGGGGCAACAATGGACATTGTTCACCCCTCATATGTCAAGGAGGAAGACATTACTGGGGAAGTAGCATGGATAAGACAGGTACTAGAAAATCAGAGTGTGTGCCTGCCTATGGCAAGGGTGGTGATTTCCGGCCCGTTCGGCGAGCTAGTGACAGAAGCCGCCGTCTCGTCGGCTGTTTCATTGCAGTACCCGTATCTATTCTCCAATAAGTCAAATCAGCTGCTTTGCGATCGAGGTCAGAAGCTGGCTGAGGGGACAGTGAAAGCCCTGACTAGGTCCAAATCACGCGAGCTTGCTTCCAAGCTTAGGTACAGCCAGGAATCAGAGGCAACTGGTGAGAGGGAGGGAATTCCCGAGATTGCGGaaccaagcaaagaaaatgcagttcgagcacatgaacagcagcaggaacctgTTACCGAAGGTAGCCCCATCGATGCCAGCCTACAAGAAGCGTGCAGTCCAGACTCCATGTTATTGCCCACCTCCCTGTGCATGGATCGCTTGTT GAGTTGCGCCTCTTCAAGGTCGACCGGCGCGACGCGGCGACTCTCGGAGCCATCATCGCCGCCAACGTTCCGCCGGGGACCACCCATCGTCAGCGACGAGTGGGCGGCGCACCAGTGTGTGCCGGGGCTGCTCGACAGCAGCGGAGTCAACATGAACTTGACTCACCAGACAGTCAACCATTCGCAGTTTTTCGTTGACCCCGTTGCCGGCACTCGCACACAGAGCATCGAGAGCTCATGGCAGAAGGCCCGGCTCGTCAGAAGCGGTCGAAAGCTTACGCCGCAGCTGACGGAGACCTACCTGGGCTGGCTTTGGTGGCAGTCCACCAACGGGAGGCGGCGCTGCCATGACCCTTTCCTTCGGCTGATGGAGGCCATCGCCAAGCGCTACTCGATGTGA